A section of the Humulus lupulus chromosome 2, drHumLupu1.1, whole genome shotgun sequence genome encodes:
- the LOC133815574 gene encoding uncharacterized protein LOC133815574: protein MNKQEDFELAPIDPEIERTFRKRRKAQKANSRCNMAENVGEEEEGAQNMTNPIVLADDRARAIREYAAPMFNELNPGIVRPEIQAPQFELKPVMFQMLQTVGQFSGLPTEDPHLHLRSFLEVSDSFKLQGVSKEALRLKLFPFSLRDRARSWLNTLPPDSVTNWNDLAEKFLRKYFPPTRNARFRSEIMSFQQMEDESTSDAWERFKELLRKCPHHGIPHCIQMETFYNGLNAASRMVLDASANGAILSKTYNEAFEILERIASNNYQWSNTRAPTSRKVVGVLEVDALTAQMASMTNILKNMSLGGNIQPAATIQSAEVSCVYCGDGHTFENCPSNPASVCYVGNQNFNRNNNPYSNSYNPAWRQHPNLSWGGSRSKFKWSTSTRKTVNSTGVFSTTKSSTTSPISRLSI, encoded by the coding sequence ATGAACAAACAAGAAGACTTTgaacttgctcctattgaccccgaAATTGAACGTACTTTCAGAAAAAGGAGAAAGGCACAAAAGGCTAACAGCCGCTGCAACATGGCTGAAAAtgttggagaagaagaagagggtgcgCAAAACATGACTAATCCTATTGTCTTGGCGGATGATAGAGCCAGGGCAATAAGAGAATATGCTGCCCCTATGTTCAACGAGCTCAATCCGGGCATTGTGAGGCCCGAAATTCAAGCACCGCAGTTTGAGCTCAAACCTGTCATGTTCCAAATGCTCCAAACAGTTGGTCAATTTAGTGGGTTGCCAACGGAAGATCCTCATCTCCATCTTCgctcatttttggaggtgagtgaCTCTTTCAAGCTGCAAGGAGTAAGTAAAGAGGCATTGAGGCTGAAGCTATTTCCGTTCTCTTTAAGGgaccgagctagatcatggctcaacacccttcctcccgaTTCAGTGACAAATTGGAACgacttggctgaaaaattcttAAGAAAGTACTTCCCTCCCACTAGAAATGCAAGGTTTCGAAGTGAGATTATGTCTTTTCAACAAATGGAAGATGAGTCTACTAGTGATGCTTGGGAAAGATTCAAGGAGCTATTGAGGAAGTGTCCTCACCATGGTATCCCACATTGCATACAAATGGAGACATTTTACAATGGTCTCAATGCAGCCTCTCGAATGGTATTGGATGCTTCAGCCAATGGAGCCATTCTTTCCAAGACTTATAACgaagcatttgagattttggaaagaaTAGCAAGCAACAACTACCAATGGTCAAATACTAGAGCTCCTACAAGCCGGAAAGTAGTGGGTGTTCTTGAAGTAGATGCTCTAACTGCTCAAATGGCCTCAATGACCAACATCTTAAAGAATATGAGTTTGGGAGGGAATATACAGCCAGCTGCTACCATTCAAAGTGCAGAAGTCTCATGTGTTTATTGTGGGGATGGACATACTTTTGAGAATTGCCCATCAAATCCAGCCTCGGTTTGCTATGTGGGTAATCAAAATTTCAACCGCAACAACAATCCGTATTCAAACTCTTACAATCCAGCGTGGAGGCAACATCCAAATCTGTCAtggggggggtcaaggagcaagttcaagtGGAGCACCAGCACAAGGAAAACAGTCAATTCCACCGGGGTTTTCTCAACAACCAAGAGCTCAACAACCTCACCAATCTCAAGGCTCTCAATCTAG